In the Coleofasciculus chthonoplastes PCC 7420 genome, one interval contains:
- a CDS encoding CHAT domain-containing tetratricopeptide repeat protein, producing MAQSEADELLNLGLEHYKQSQFRAALRYWQQALTLYREIGDSLEDRLAARQGEGNTLNHLGKAYHCLSEYQKVIDSHQQSLRIAQEISDRVIEGDALIGLGKAYDSLGDYQKAIDSHQQSLRIAQEIGDSLGDSLASRIMAGNALNGLGKAYYCLDEYQKAIDYHQQSLEIFQEISDSLGDSFDSRQGKSDALNNLGNTYQSLGNYAKAIECHQQSLAIRRAIGDRLAVGISLNNLGNVYYSQKDYHKAIEYYQQSLGIAREIGDRSGEGCYLGNLGSAYKFLGDYHKAIDYHQQSLRIKQEIEINDRRGEGISLHNLGSAYFSLGDYSRAIDYQQQSLAIAREIGDRLGEWLSLNDLGKVFLKTNQLVDAEEKLRAALEICETLRSSLVNSDHQVSLFETHKTTYRLLQQVLVVQENYEIALEIAEQGRTRIFAELLRERSSKPDEVMEIANQGSAATSKRAVQIAQEQNATIVEYSIVEDDIYCWVISPTGNITFRRANLTPLQAQNKTLTDLDDIILKARVSIGVDERDKNGKKIQCESNEIIDAYGRYPLLQLLYQILISPIADLLPPDPHTPLIIIPNYGLFLVPFSALQDAKNRYFIEHHTLLTAPSIEILELTHQRQQSLSRVNQSALVVGEPTIDAQFTQPPYNLKPIPAAKEAAEAIATLLQTQAITGEMATKARILNQMKTASLIHISAHGLLEDFHESGIPGTIILAPDNTDNGALNAAEILSLTLNAEFVVLSACSTGKGEITGDGIIGLSRCFILAGVPSLIVSLWDMGAYSAKRVMIEFYQNLAQGDDKATALRQAILKAKEYFSCPADWAAFTLIGETAPLSLGTPIPEPRRRTMVFPSESTPQEIRDAFFNLLETSNLFSKHLPSLEQLIAQSTDTPQDIAQRIEQWCESRPTIQANMANKLSQMGAGGTDSQPDADIAAEFNQRLEKNRIRLGSPPASSMNQTEK from the coding sequence ATGGCACAATCAGAAGCAGATGAACTCTTAAACCTAGGACTTGAACACTATAAGCAGAGCCAATTTCGAGCGGCTTTGCGCTATTGGCAACAAGCCTTAACTCTCTATCGGGAAATCGGTGATTCCCTTGAGGATCGTCTCGCAGCACGCCAAGGGGAAGGGAATACCTTGAATCATTTGGGCAAGGCTTACCATTGTCTGAGTGAATACCAAAAGGTAATCGATTCCCATCAGCAATCTTTGAGAATTGCACAGGAAATTAGCGATCGCGTTATAGAAGGGGATGCCTTGATTGGTTTGGGCAAGGCTTATGATTCCCTGGGAGATTACCAAAAGGCAATTGATTCCCATCAGCAATCTCTGAGGATTGCCCAGGAAATTGGCGATTCCCTTGGGGATAGCTTGGCTTCACGCATTATGGCAGGGAATGCCTTGAATGGCTTGGGTAAGGCTTACTATTGCCTGGATGAATACCAAAAAGCGATTGATTACCATCAGCAGTCGCTGGAGATTTTCCAGGAAATTAGCGATTCCCTTGGGGATAGCTTTGATTCACGCCAGGGAAAAAGTGATGCTCTGAATAATTTGGGTAATACTTACCAGTCTCTGGGAAACTACGCAAAGGCAATCGAGTGTCATCAGCAGTCTCTGGCGATTAGACGGGCAATCGGCGATCGCTTGGCAGTCGGGATTTCCCTAAATAATTTGGGCAATGTTTACTATTCGCAGAAAGACTACCACAAGGCAATCGAATACTATCAGCAGTCTCTGGGGATTGCAAGGGAAATTGGCGATCGCAGTGGGGAAGGATGTTACTTGGGGAATTTGGGCAGTGCTTACAAATTTCTGGGAGACTACCACAAGGCAATCGATTATCATCAGCAGTCTCTGAGGATAAAACAGGAAATTGAAATTAACGATCGCCGTGGGGAAGGGATTTCCTTGCATAATTTAGGCAGTGCTTATTTTTCCCTGGGAGATTACTCAAGGGCAATCGATTACCAGCAGCAGTCTCTAGCGATTGCACGGGAAATCGGCGATCGCTTGGGAGAATGGCTTTCTCTCAACGATCTCGGTAAAGTTTTCCTGAAAACCAATCAATTGGTAGATGCTGAAGAAAAACTTCGTGCGGCGCTGGAAATTTGTGAAACTTTGCGTTCGAGTTTAGTGAATAGTGATCATCAAGTCTCCCTGTTTGAAACTCACAAAACAACCTATCGCCTGCTGCAACAGGTTTTAGTGGTACAAGAAAACTATGAGATTGCCTTAGAGATAGCCGAACAGGGGCGGACTCGCATTTTTGCTGAGTTATTGCGAGAACGATCCTCAAAACCAGATGAAGTAATGGAGATAGCCAATCAGGGAAGCGCAGCAACATCAAAGCGGGCTGTTCAAATTGCTCAAGAACAAAATGCCACTATTGTTGAATATTCAATTGTTGAAGATGATATCTATTGTTGGGTGATCTCACCCACGGGCAACATCACATTTCGACGCGCTAACCTGACACCCTTACAGGCACAAAATAAAACCCTCACCGATTTAGACGACATCATTCTCAAAGCACGAGTTTCTATTGGGGTTGATGAACGAGATAAAAATGGCAAAAAAATTCAATGCGAATCCAACGAAATCATCGATGCCTACGGACGTTATCCCTTACTCCAATTGCTCTATCAAATCCTCATTTCCCCCATTGCTGACTTACTTCCTCCAGACCCCCATACGCCTCTAATTATTATCCCCAATTACGGCTTATTTTTAGTCCCATTCTCAGCGCTGCAAGATGCCAAGAATCGCTACTTTATCGAACACCATACCCTTCTCACCGCTCCTTCCATCGAAATCTTAGAACTCACTCATCAGCGCCAACAATCTCTCAGCCGCGTCAACCAATCCGCCCTGGTTGTCGGAGAACCCACCATTGACGCCCAATTCACCCAGCCCCCTTATAATCTTAAACCAATTCCCGCTGCTAAAGAGGCAGCAGAAGCGATCGCCACCCTACTGCAAACCCAAGCCATTACGGGTGAAATGGCAACAAAAGCCCGAATCCTCAACCAGATGAAAACGGCTTCCCTCATCCATATCTCCGCTCATGGATTACTGGAAGATTTCCACGAATCTGGGATTCCCGGTACAATTATTCTTGCCCCCGACAACACCGATAATGGTGCCCTGAATGCAGCAGAAATTCTTTCCTTAACCCTGAATGCGGAATTTGTTGTCCTTAGTGCTTGTAGTACCGGAAAAGGTGAAATTACGGGTGATGGCATCATCGGATTGTCCCGTTGCTTTATCCTGGCAGGGGTTCCCAGTCTAATTGTTTCCTTGTGGGACATGGGCGCCTATTCTGCCAAAAGAGTAATGATAGAATTTTATCAAAATTTAGCCCAAGGTGATGATAAAGCCACAGCATTACGTCAGGCTATACTCAAAGCAAAAGAATACTTTTCTTGTCCCGCTGATTGGGCAGCCTTTACCCTAATTGGCGAAACTGCACCGTTATCTTTAGGTACACCAATACCGGAACCAAGGAGACGAACCATGGTATTTCCTTCAGAATCCACACCCCAAGAAATTCGAGACGCTTTCTTTAATTTATTAGAAACGTCCAACCTATTTTCTAAGCATTTGCCATCCCTAGAGCAACTGATTGCCCAATCAACAGATACACCCCAAGACATTGCCCAGCGCATTGAGCAATGGTGCGAAAGTCGCCCGACGATTCAAGCAAATATGGCAAACAAACTGAGTCAAATGGGTGCAGGGGGTACAGATAGCCAACCCGATGCAGACATTGCGGCTGAGTTTAACCAACGATTGGAAAAAAACCGGATCAGATTGGGTTCGCCTCCCGCCTCATCCATGAATCAAACTGAGAAATAG
- the hisF gene encoding imidazole glycerol phosphate synthase subunit HisF, with protein sequence MLAKRILPCLDVKAGRVVKGINFVNLQDAGDPVELAQAYNQAGADELVFLDITATHEDRDIIIDVVYRTAEQVFIPLTVGGGIQSLETVKLLLRAGADKVSINSAAVRNPDFINQASDRFGNQCIVVAIDARRRVDPSHPGWDVFVRGGRENTGLDAIAWAKEVERRGAGELLVTSMDADGTQAGYDLELTRTIADQVEIPVIASGGAGTCDHIYQALSEGKAEAALLASLLHYGQLSVSEIKHYLQDHQVPVRM encoded by the coding sequence ATGCTAGCTAAACGAATCTTACCGTGCCTGGATGTAAAGGCGGGGCGGGTGGTCAAGGGTATCAACTTTGTAAATTTGCAAGATGCGGGTGATCCCGTGGAATTGGCACAAGCTTACAATCAAGCCGGTGCCGATGAACTGGTGTTTTTGGATATCACTGCCACTCATGAAGACCGGGATATTATTATCGATGTTGTCTACCGTACCGCAGAACAGGTGTTTATTCCCTTAACCGTTGGCGGCGGTATCCAATCCTTAGAGACTGTTAAGTTATTGTTAAGGGCGGGTGCCGATAAAGTCAGTATTAATTCGGCGGCTGTCCGTAATCCAGATTTTATCAATCAAGCTAGCGATCGCTTTGGCAATCAATGTATTGTGGTGGCGATAGATGCCCGTCGCCGTGTTGATCCCAGCCATCCGGGTTGGGATGTTTTCGTGCGCGGCGGACGAGAAAATACGGGACTGGATGCGATCGCCTGGGCAAAAGAAGTCGAACGACGCGGTGCGGGAGAATTACTGGTGACCAGTATGGATGCGGATGGAACTCAAGCTGGGTATGACTTAGAGCTAACCCGCACCATTGCCGACCAGGTGGAAATTCCGGTGATTGCCTCAGGGGGTGCGGGAACCTGTGATCACATTTATCAAGCCCTGAGTGAGGGGAAAGCCGAAGCCGCCCTATTAGCCTCTCTACTGCATTACGGGCAACTTAGCGTATCGGAAATTAAGCACTATTTGCAGGATCATCAGGTTCCCGTCCGGATGTGA
- a CDS encoding fasciclin domain-containing protein, producing the protein MPDIVDIAVSADSFQTLVAAVQAAGLVDTLKSPGPFTVFAPNDAAFAKLPPGTIQTLLQNIPQLTRILTYHVVSGKLTQADLAKVDSVTSVEGSSIRIDCSDGFEVKNATVVAPDIEADNGIIHVIDTVILMG; encoded by the coding sequence ATGCCTGATATTGTCGATATTGCCGTTAGTGCGGATTCATTCCAAACCCTGGTAGCTGCTGTACAAGCGGCTGGTTTAGTGGACACTCTTAAAAGTCCTGGTCCTTTTACAGTTTTTGCACCCAATGATGCCGCTTTTGCTAAGTTGCCACCAGGAACCATACAAACGTTGCTCCAGAATATTCCCCAGCTTACGCGAATTCTGACATATCATGTCGTTTCCGGGAAATTGACTCAAGCTGATTTAGCCAAGGTCGATTCGGTAACCTCTGTTGAGGGTTCGTCTATCCGAATTGACTGTTCTGATGGTTTTGAAGTCAAAAATGCCACAGTTGTTGCCCCTGACATCGAAGCAGATAATGGTATTATCCATGTTATTGACACGGTAATTCTCATGGGATAA
- the ruvB gene encoding Holliday junction branch migration DNA helicase RuvB, producing the protein MAITSFRQSQEPDPQPQSRQKKKGRRKKRQQDLETDLLLATATADETENQEEGIRPHRLADYIGQKELKDVLEIAIAAAKARNEALDHLLLYGPPGLGKTTMSLILATEMGTNCKITAAPALERPRDIVGILVNLKPGDILFIDEIHRLTRMSEELLYPAMEDYRLDITIGKGQSARTRSIPLPQFTLVGATTRVGSLTSPLRDRFGLIQRLRFYEPEELSLIVQRTAQLLQTPMSEEGAIEIARRSRGTPRIANRLLRRVRDYAQVKKMGVINPDVAAEALEVFNVDPAGLDWTDRLVLSVMIEQFQGGPVGLEAVAAATGEDAQTIEEVYEPYLLQIGYLHRTPRGRVATDAARKHLGYWQE; encoded by the coding sequence ATGGCTATAACCTCCTTTAGACAATCTCAAGAACCCGACCCACAACCCCAATCCCGTCAGAAAAAAAAGGGTCGCCGTAAGAAACGTCAGCAGGATCTGGAAACAGATTTGTTACTGGCGACGGCGACAGCCGATGAAACAGAGAACCAAGAGGAAGGGATTCGTCCCCATCGGTTAGCCGACTATATTGGGCAAAAAGAACTCAAAGATGTCTTAGAAATTGCGATCGCGGCGGCGAAGGCGCGAAATGAGGCTTTAGATCATTTGCTCTTGTATGGACCACCGGGATTGGGGAAAACCACGATGTCGCTAATTTTGGCGACGGAGATGGGGACGAATTGTAAAATTACAGCGGCGCCAGCGTTGGAACGTCCTCGGGATATTGTGGGGATTTTAGTGAATCTGAAACCGGGGGATATTTTGTTTATCGATGAGATTCATCGCCTCACACGCATGAGTGAGGAACTATTGTATCCGGCGATGGAGGATTATCGGTTAGATATTACGATTGGCAAAGGGCAATCAGCGCGAACTCGGAGTATTCCTTTACCCCAATTTACCTTGGTTGGGGCGACGACACGGGTGGGATCACTCACCTCCCCCTTACGCGATCGCTTCGGGTTGATCCAGCGCCTACGATTCTACGAACCCGAGGAATTGAGTCTAATTGTGCAACGCACCGCCCAATTATTACAAACGCCGATGAGCGAAGAGGGAGCGATAGAAATTGCCCGTCGTTCGCGGGGAACTCCCCGCATCGCCAATCGTTTACTGAGGCGAGTGCGGGATTATGCTCAGGTGAAAAAGATGGGTGTGATTAACCCAGACGTCGCCGCCGAAGCCTTGGAAGTCTTTAATGTTGATCCGGCGGGTTTGGATTGGACGGATCGGCTGGTGTTAAGTGTGATGATTGAACAATTCCAAGGGGGACCTGTGGGTTTAGAAGCCGTAGCCGCCGCCACCGGAGAAGACGCTCAAACCATTGAGGAAGTGTATGAACCGTATTTGTTACAGATTGGCTACTTACATCGAACCCCTCGCGGGCGGGTTGCTACAGACGCGGCTCGCAAGCATCTAGGGTATTGGCAAGAATGA
- a CDS encoding zinc ribbon domain-containing protein, with protein sequence MLGQVLKKVDWSSIKILSIEDLKKVKQGKRGTFSRLFNRRLSHWLYRTLVQFLERKCEEEGIQLVVKDPFKTSQFCSNCNRWDRRNRKGDRFRCVHCGYLAHADHNAAHNRRAFRRGGSLWSPFLLKFKKSKFWITIDVNSSSAK encoded by the coding sequence ATGTTGGGTCAGGTTCTGAAGAAAGTTGATTGGTCTTCTATAAAGATTCTCAGTATTGAGGATTTGAAGAAGGTTAAACAGGGAAAACGAGGGACGTTCTCTCGCCTGTTTAACAGGCGGCTGTCTCATTGGCTTTATCGTACTTTGGTGCAGTTTTTGGAAAGGAAGTGTGAGGAGGAGGGGATTCAGCTTGTGGTGAAAGACCCCTTCAAGACCTCGCAGTTCTGCTCGAACTGCAACAGATGGGATAGACGAAACCGAAAAGGTGACAGGTTTAGGTGTGTTCATTGTGGCTACCTTGCCCATGCTGACCACAACGCGGCACACAACAGGCGAGCTTTTAGGCGTGGCGGGAGTTTATGGTCTCCGTTCCTACTTAAGTTCAAAAAGTCAAAATTTTGGATAACCATTGATGTTAACTCATCCTCTGCAAAATAA